One window from the genome of Saccharomyces mikatae IFO 1815 strain IFO1815 genome assembly, chromosome: 6 encodes:
- the SMKI06G0510 gene encoding uncharacterized protein (similar to Saccharomyces cerevisiae YFL012W) yields the protein MSKIRPKRSIAPPPSDFYESSRFHSDGYIKVLEILSHVVIERNHTSKEIKIKKIKQQKLKPVVNESVYKLKNKKSKTNFISKDDPSKGSMIRKRDKLCEWFKRFLPKEGIEIVSHEKQQGSNNENFLPSNVLVGCSRELIKPGSCQTLEDTNLFPYKENLDERADKISSCPEKNSLNELVFEVEEESNSHYFFLTDTKRRALKAQKKTYTSTFLVGQQHRAIF from the coding sequence ATGTCCAAAATTCGACCAAAAAGAAGCATCGCACCTCCTCCATCTGATTTTTATGAGAGTTCACGATTTCATAGTGATGGCTACATCAAAGTATTGGAAATTTTATCACACGTTGTGattgaaagaaatcatACATCTAAGGaaataaagataaaaaagataaagcAACAGAAACTCAAACCGGTAGTGAATGAATCTGTTTACAAGCtgaaaaataagaagagTAAAACTAACTTTATATCAAAAGATGACCCTAGTAAAGGATCCATGATTCGTAAAAGAGATAAACTATGCGAGTGGTTCAAACGATTTTTACCAAAGGAAGGAATTGAGATTGTTTCCCATGAAAAACAACAGGGTAGTAATAATGAGAATTTTTTGCCCTCAAATGTCCTTGTTGGATGTTCAAGGGAATTAATTAAACCTGGTTCATGTCAAACATTGGAAGACACGAATTTATTTCCttacaaagaaaatctaGATGAAAGAGCTGATAAAATATCTAGTTGTCCTGAAAAAAACAGCCTCAACGAGTTAGTTTTTGAAGTAGAAGAGGAAAGTAACTCCCACTATTTCTTCCTCACGGACACTAAAAGAAGAGCTTTGAAGGCgcagaaaaaaacatatacCTCTACTTTTCTTGTTGGTCAACAGCATCGagcaattttttga
- the IES1 gene encoding Ies1p (similar to Saccharomyces cerevisiae IES1 (YFL013C); ancestral locus Anc_8.64) — protein sequence MGKRVYDPIHDTFQLREDNPEEIKASSPEHSTQPEATEEEYPDSVESGAEIVDNKGIPVIHEIEIDDKNDDDSTQSEEENTNILLNFEPSMVPEVTGADAGAETGPVITNTVKKKSKENNSSKYNRHLKKPDGEPFNRKDIQFSFIQELLMDKRQIFTNVLKPSYKNSIVPINIDGDKVSINVTDKEYDARTFVFNDKLTFAQLYVLTIATSIKCSKILRDKLLLDQQVAFSTCVLALLVNIGRLNTTINFYLEMTSQLRTFHSVPVLQLHANDPKLLQDTPRLKSILKNLPWGNQQISLMETYEKVDQNDGEVDIVNRFNIINMLFSICDNFSLVDKRFLSKYIAIESEAHVAFRAQEKNVERETNEVQEKERDNEEKEAKTSCATLFDILDSSKYEPKDRSNVLIWLLYIHLETNLSQEEVDESVKILNELEGGASSGMLTLRCTDRSYDIDPEDELEFGASQRIKRREFMSKMEEGRKRERINATEVKNVNSDDKSEEDAEEEDDKSEETVEETRSLLTPTPILESSSPMVLNKRKTTPQPPKATAVTTAPAETDEEITSGVIIDKNDLNLTPLKKYNSSATINKVDKLISIDLNKRVSESGKTQEEFLADLKKSQVPNRLKRRDIGLIKIFNEFEDIPVASVLGIRGKKRKKFKDNVLGFETDFMKNLGASKKVLLQRIEHADIDDEEPITMFKM from the coding sequence ATGGGAAAGAGAGTATACGATCCAATCCATGATACTTTCCAACTACGAGAAGACAATCCTGAGGAAATAAAAGCAAGTTCTCCAGAGCACTCTACACAACCAGAAGcaactgaagaagaatatccAGATTCCGTTGAATCAGGAGCCGAAATTGTGGATAATAAAGGGATTCCAGTTATacatgaaattgaaattgacgataaaaatgatgatgattccACGCaaagtgaagaagaaaataccaaCATCTTACTCAACTTTGAACCTTCTATGGTGCCTGAAGTAACAGGAGCGGATGCAGGAGCGGAAACAGGGCCAGTTATAACGAACactgttaaaaaaaagtctaAGGAGAATAATTCAAGTAAATATAATCGTCATCTGAAGAAACCTGACGGCGAACCATTCAATAGGAAAGATATCCAATTCAGTTTCATACAGGAACTATTGATGGATAAGAGGCAAATTTTTACCAATGTTTTAAAGCCCTCATATAAAAACTCTATTGTACCCATTAATATTGATGGCGATAAGGTATCAATCAATGTGACCGATAAAGAATACGATGCGAGAACGTTTGTGTTCAATGATAAATTGACATTTGCACAATTGTATGTGTTGACAATAGCAACGTCTATCAAATGTTCCAAAATACTTAGAGATAAACTGTTACTGGATCAACAAGTGGCTTTTTCTACTTGCGTTTTAGCGTTACTGGTCAATATTGGTAGGTTGAACACCACCATAAACTTCTATCTAGAAATGACTTCGCAATTGAGAACTTTCCATTCCGTACCTGTTTTACAATTACATGCCAACGACCCAAAACTTTTACAAGATACACCGAGATTGAAAtctattttgaaaaatctacCATGGGGTAATCAGCAGATTTCATTAATGGAAACCTACGAAAAAGTTGACCAGAATGATGGCGAAGTGGACATTGTTAATAGATTCAACATTATTAATATGCTATTTAGCATATGCGACAACTTCAGCCTAGTTGATAAAAGATTTCTTTCTAAATATATTGCGATCGAATCTGAAGCACATGTGGCGTTTAGggctcaagaaaaaaacgtGGAAAGAGAAACGAATGAAGtgcaagaaaaggaaagggataatgaagagaaagaggCAAAAACAAGTTGTGCAACATTATTTGATATTCTAGATTCTTCGAAGTACGAGCCAAAGGACAGATCCAACGTACTGATTTGGTTATTATATATCCATTTGGAGACTAATCTAAGTCAGGAGGAGGTCGACGAATCagtaaaaattttaaatgAATTAGAAGGCGGTGCATCAAGTGGAATGCTCACTTTGAGATGTACGGATCGAAGCTACGATATAGACCCCGAAGATGAATTGGAGTTCGGAGCCAGTCAACGCATCAAGAGAAGGGAATTTATGAGCAAAATGGAGGAAGGTAGGAAACGCGAACGTATCAATGCTACAGAAGTAAAAAATGTCAATTCAGATGACAAGAGTGAAGAGGACGCTGAGGAGGAAGATGACAAGAGTGAAGAGACTGTGGAAGAGACTAGATCACTTTTGACGCCTACACCTATACTAGAATCTTCTTCCCCTATGGTACtaaacaagagaaaaacGACACCACAGCCACCCAAAGCAACTGCAGTAACTACAGCGCCAGCGGAAACAGACGAAGAAATCACATCCGGCGTCATTATTGACAAGAATGACTTAAATCTAAcaccattgaaaaagtataaTAGTTCTGCGACAATAAACAAAGTAGACAAGCTGATATCAATAGATCTAAACAAGCGTGTATCGGAGAGTGGAAAGACACAGGAAGAATTTTTGGctgacttgaaaaaatctcaaGTGCCTAACAGGTTGAAAAGACGTGATATCGGACTGATCAAGATATTCAACGAATTTGAAGACATCCCAGTAGCGTCCGTGCTTGGGATTCGTGgtaaaaaaaggaagaagttCAAAGATAACGTGTTAGGATTCGAAACAGATTTCATGAAGAATCTTGGCGCTTCAAAGAAAGTATTGCTGCAAAGAATCGAACATGCGGACATAGATGACGAAGAACCAATTACTATGTTCAAAATGTAA
- the HXT10 gene encoding hexose transporter HXT10 (similar to Saccharomyces cerevisiae HXT10 (YFL011W)), producing the protein MVSPNVSVLETSTKASTSPSRKDVVKLTPEVKEASIDIPYKPIIAYWTVMGLCLMIAFGGFIFGWDTGTISGFINQTDFKRRFGEMQEDGSFQLSDVRTGLIVGIFNIGCALGGLTLGRLGDIYGRKIGLMFVILVYVVGIVIQISSTDKWYQYFIGRIISGMGVGGVAVLSPTLISEISPKHLRGTCVSFYQLMITLGIFLGYCTNYGTKKYSNSIQWRVPLGLCFAWAIFMVIGMAMVPESPRYLVKKGRYEEARRSLAKSNKVTVTDPGVVFEFDAIVANMELETAIGNASWHELFSNKGEILPRVIMGVVIQSLQQLTGCNYFFYYGTTIFNAVGMQDSFETSIVLGVVNFASTFVALYIVDKFGRRKCLLWGSASMAVCFVIFASVGVTRLWPHGKDQPSSQSAGNVMIVFTCFFIFCFAITWAPIAYVIVAETYPLRVKNRAMAIAVGANWMWGFLIGFFTPFITRAISFSYGYVFMGCLIFSYFYVFFFVCETKGLTLEEVNEMYEERIKPWKSGDWIPSSRRMAQSTSSTPLSIVDSK; encoded by the coding sequence ATGGTTAGCCCAAATGTTTCAGTTTTGGAGACTTCTACCAAGGCGTCTACTTCCCCAAGCAGAAAGGATGTCGTTAAATTAACTCCTGAAGTAAAGGAAGCTAGTATAGATATTCCATACAAACCCATCATTGCATATTGGACCGTGATGGGTCTCTGCCTCATGATTGCCTTCGGTGGATTCATCTTCGGTTGGGATACAGGAACAATTTCTGGATTTATCAATCAAACGGATTTTAAGAGAAGGTTCGGTGAAATGCAAGAAGATGGCAGTTTTCAACTATCAGATGTCAGAACAGGGTTGATTGTCGGTATCTTCAACATTGGCTGTGCACTGGGTGGCTTGACATTGGGACGCCTAGGGGATATTTATGGCCGTAAGATAGGTCTGATGTTCGTTATCCTGGTATACGTTGTTGGAATTGTCATCCAAATATCTTCTACTGATAAATGGTACCAATATTTTATTGGTAGAATTATTTCAGGTATGGGCGTTGGTGGTGTTGCTGTGTTGTCACCTACTTTGATTTCAGAGATTTCTCCTAAACACCTAAGAGGTACTtgtgtttctttttaccaACTAATGATTACTCTTGGGATTTTCTTGGGCTACTGTACCAATTATGGCACTAAAAAGTATTCCAATTCAATACAATGGCGAGTCCCATTAGGCTTATGTTTTGCATGGGCGATTTTCATGGTAATTGGAATGGCTATGGTCCCTGAATCGCCAAGGTATTTGGTCAAGAAGGGCAGATATGAGGAAGCTAGAAGATCATTAGCTAAATCAAATAAGGTCACAGTCACCGACCCAGGCGTTGTTTTTGAGTTTGACGCTATAGTAGCAAATATGGAACTTGAAACAGCTATTGGAAATGCTAGCTGGCACGAACTCTTTTCTAACAAGGGAGAAATTCTACCAAGAGTAATTATGGGAGTTGTCATTCAGTCACTACAGCAGCTTACTGGCTGtaattatttcttctactaTGGGACGACCATTTTCAATGCCGTTGGAATGCAAGATTCTTTCGAGACATCCATTGTTCTCGGGGTTGTTAATTTTGCATCTACGTTTGTTGCATTATATATAGTGGACAAATTTGGACGTCGGAAGTGCTTATTATGGGGGTCGGCATCCATGGCTGTTTGTTTCGTGATATTTGCGTCTGTTGGTGTCACCAGGTTATGGCCACATGGGAAAGACCAACCTTCTTCACAAAGTGCTGGTAATGTCATGATTGTCTttacttgtttttttattttttgttttgctATTACTTGGGCCCCTATCGCATATGTCATTGTAGCAGAGACTTACCCATTAAGAGTCAAAAACCGCGCTATGGCCATTGCTGTTGGTGCAAACTGGATGTGGGGCTTCTTGATTGGATTTTTTACCCCTTTTATTACTAGAGCCATAAGTTTCTCTTATGGCTATGTTTTCATGGGTTGTTTGATCTTTTCATACTTTtacgttttctttttcgtttGTGAAACAAAAGGGCTGACTCTAGAGGAAGTTAACGAAATGTACGaggaaagaataaaacCATGGAAGTCTGGAGATTGGATTCCCAGCTCCAGAAGAATGGCACAATCGACAAGCAGTACACCACTTTCCATAGTTGATAGCAAGTAG